In the genome of Treponema pedis, one region contains:
- a CDS encoding Crp/Fnr family transcriptional regulator, whose protein sequence is MLQLSFLNFKRGSYILIEGKSDTDHFYIIQSGKVQVVKEDEVVVEEGGNVLGPGDFLGVIACMSGHNQIETAIAVTDAVLISVPYGQFPKLIEKNTPVAMKIIYSFSKRMRYLDEALTRITLKKNAVTNISHLFNIGEYYLRMSKFDLALYAYYHYLKTQPKGEYAAAAQKRFMAIKAMGIKVPVETLEPKTDQMVRIYEKEAMVFCECQSGSELYIIQKGHVKITKILDNSEVLLAVLKEGDMFGEMALLENKPRSASAIVTEDGCQLLAVNRQNFNQMVSTQPQLIARLTTTFADRIWAMYKQLANTLIKDPVEKMYDMLAIQLEKSRIKPVKNKFHTFNFGPVELANMCGIPKEEVSEAVTNFLKQPIVRCDGTKISITDELELSKQAAYFKKMQEIEKSRLTARAKNGNYW, encoded by the coding sequence TTGTTACAACTGTCATTTTTAAATTTTAAAAGAGGCTCTTATATTCTGATTGAAGGAAAATCGGATACCGACCATTTTTATATTATCCAAAGCGGAAAAGTTCAAGTTGTTAAAGAAGATGAGGTAGTAGTTGAGGAAGGCGGTAATGTCTTAGGGCCCGGAGACTTTTTAGGAGTTATTGCCTGTATGTCCGGGCATAATCAAATAGAAACGGCAATTGCCGTAACCGACGCAGTTTTAATTTCAGTACCTTACGGACAATTCCCTAAACTGATAGAAAAAAACACCCCGGTAGCTATGAAAATAATTTATTCTTTTTCCAAAAGAATGCGCTATTTGGACGAAGCGTTAACCAGAATTACCCTAAAAAAGAACGCCGTAACAAACATTTCGCACCTTTTTAACATAGGAGAATATTATTTGCGTATGTCCAAATTCGATTTAGCCTTGTACGCATATTATCACTATTTAAAAACACAACCTAAGGGCGAATATGCCGCCGCAGCTCAAAAGAGATTTATGGCTATTAAGGCAATGGGTATAAAGGTGCCGGTAGAAACGCTTGAACCGAAAACGGACCAAATGGTACGCATTTATGAAAAAGAAGCTATGGTTTTTTGTGAATGTCAATCCGGTTCGGAGCTGTACATTATTCAAAAAGGGCATGTTAAAATTACTAAAATTCTCGATAACAGCGAAGTCCTTTTAGCGGTTTTAAAAGAAGGCGATATGTTCGGTGAAATGGCTTTGCTTGAAAACAAACCTCGTTCGGCAAGTGCAATAGTTACGGAAGACGGCTGCCAGCTTTTAGCGGTAAACAGACAAAACTTTAATCAAATGGTTTCCACACAGCCCCAACTTATTGCCCGCTTAACCACTACCTTTGCCGACAGAATTTGGGCAATGTACAAACAGCTTGCAAATACCTTAATAAAAGACCCCGTCGAAAAAATGTACGATATGCTTGCAATTCAATTGGAAAAATCAAGAATAAAACCGGTTAAAAATAAATTTCACACTTTTAACTTCGGCCCCGTCGAGCTTGCAAATATGTGCGGTATTCCTAAAGAAGAGGTTTCGGAAGCAGTTACAAACTTTTTAAAACAACCTATTGTACGCTGCGACGGTACAAAAATTTCCATTACGGATGAATTGGAGCTGTCAAAACAGGCGGCATACTTTAAAAAAATGCAGGAAATAGAAAAATCAAGATTAACAGCCCGCGCAAAAAACGGAAATTATTGGTAA